The window CCGAGCGGGTCTGGACGGACGGTCGGCGAACATGACCGCCATTGCCCTCGGCTTCGTGCCGGAGCCGATCACGGTGAGCCTCGACCGGATACTGCCATCGAGGAAGGTGCCTGCAGGCCTCGCAACGTCGAGGAAATTCCGCCAGGTCAAGTCGTCCATCGAGGAAGTCGGGCTGATTGAGCCGTTGTCGGTGGCCGCACTGGACGCCGTCAGCGGTCATCACCTGCTACTGGACGGCCACGTGCGGCTGGTTGCATTGCAGGCTCTCGGCCACGCGAGCGCGTCGTGCCTTGTGGCGAAGGACGATGAAGGCTACACCTACAACAACCGGATCAATCGGCTCTCGACGGTGCAGGAGCACTTCATGATCCGGCGCGCGATCGAGCGCGGCGTCTCACAGGAGCGGTTAGCCAAGGCGCTCGGCGTGGACGTGTCCCAGATCGCGAAGAAGGTCAATCTGCTGGAAGGCATCTGCCCGGAGGCGGTCGAACTGTTCAAGGACCGTCAGTTTTCGGTGGAGCTGGGGCGAGTGCTGCGCAAGATGAAGCCGACCCGGCAGATCGAGTGCGCCGAGCTGATGCTGTCCGCGAACAATCTGACGGTCGCCTACGCCGAGGCTCTTCTGGTCGCGACGCCGGCGCACGCACTGGTGTCGGACAAGCGTGCCCGAAAGATTTCTGGCGTGACGCCGGACCAGATGGCGCGGATGGAGCGCGAGATGGCGAACCTTCAGGGGCAGTACCGGTTGGTCGAGCAGTCCTAT is drawn from Methylibium petroleiphilum PM1 and contains these coding sequences:
- a CDS encoding plasmid partitioning protein RepB C-terminal domain-containing protein → MTAIALGFVPEPITVSLDRILPSRKVPAGLATSRKFRQVKSSIEEVGLIEPLSVAALDAVSGHHLLLDGHVRLVALQALGHASASCLVAKDDEGYTYNNRINRLSTVQEHFMIRRAIERGVSQERLAKALGVDVSQIAKKVNLLEGICPEAVELFKDRQFSVELGRVLRKMKPTRQIECAELMLSANNLTVAYAEALLVATPAHALVSDKRARKISGVTPDQMARMEREMANLQGQYRLVEQSYGQDVLNLVLAKGYLIKLMENALVAKFLKAKHPDMHEQFVLIAAAVSLD